The genomic window GCTTTTTGAAGCTGCACCAAGACATCGCCGGAACCACAGCCAACCTCGCACACCGTATATGGTTCGATCTTATTGTCAAAGAGTATAGACGCAACTTGAACTGCTTTCCATGGTGCATCCTTGCGATCCCAGTCAGGATTTTCGGTGAGGTAGGTGCCGTCGTAATATCTATCTTCTACATTGCTTATCAATATTTCTCCAGTTTTTTAATAGTCAAATCGCCATTCAACTTTTTTGCTAATGAACTCGTTTAATGTATAATTCCTCTTGTTGCGGGCCGCAATATCTGAACGATGAATATATAAGTAAAGTACAACAGCATACAAACTAGAAAGGCCCGGAAAAATGCAAATGTCTGGTACCAGGTGCCGCGAAGGAAAATGGTGAGAAATGAAAACAGCAGAAAATAACTAAACATTGACTGCCGATAAAATGCGTAATAGTACGATTTAGCGATTAAAAATGAGACTATACCGGGGACAATCAGCGCACCAAGGAGGCCAAAATTCATATAGACCTCGGCCAGTTCAAAAAAACCACCTCCCGCGGTAAGGCCGTATTCCGAAAATAGCCAAGCGTAATCTGCCGGGCGATTTGGGTACAATGCCTCAGGCGGTATCCTTAAAATCCATTCCCAGTAAGACTGCCCCAATGAATAACCAATAATATTGTTCTCTATCATCCATACCGTATTGGAAAAGGTAGTTGCGATGGGACTGATCGTACCCATGCGGACTACATCTGTAGCCCCACCAATGTTCAAAAATGTTGAGGTTACTATAGAAGTGATCGGTGCACCCTCTGCGAGCATGGTTCTTGCAACTCCCCAAACTTCAAAGAAGATAAAGGAGACGACTATAATAGGAATATAGGAAAGCTTCAACCCGATTTCTCTTCTGTTGACAACACCGTATAATATTACTAGGCCAAACAAGGTAGACATTGCATCTTGCCGCACACCCATGAGTATTTGCGAGAAAACAATATATATAAAACTAGTAATAAATAATATTATTTTCCAGCTTTTTATATATCCCTTGCTTCCCGATATAAATAATGAAAAGATCCCAACCCCACCTAGCACACATATACTGCCATATGGTAAGCCTGCACCGCCTCGCTCAGGGTCGCTATATCCAACGAAAATAACAGGTATGCCATAACCACGGATGTACATGTAGGATGCATAAATGGCCAACATAAACCCGATTAAAGCAGCAATCCACCAGTATGGTCGTATTTGCCTATCTTTTTCCGGGCTCCGGGTGATAGGCGCAAGATTAGTATTTGAACAAACAAGATTTCTTTTTTTAGCAAGAGCTAAACCGATTTGATTGCTCAGTAATGCATATGATGTGATCACATACATCAATAAAACAATATCAAAACCCTGTGTTGTTCCCTCAAATCCACTAAAAAGTGCATCCTTACCAATAATCACCTTGATAATCATGGGGAAGTATCCAATGAAGCCAAGGATAAATGTCCTGGCTTGAAACAATAAATTGCTTGATTCCAAAAAACAAATAATGGCGAAAAGAAGGAATGAGAATATTGATAGTATCCGCACCGCAACATAAGTCTCATTAACCAATAGCGCAAATGAAGAAACCAACGCATTAGATAGCGCAAAAACAATCGCAAAATACTTTTTTTCACTGTTTGACATTACGAAGGATCGCCTCAAAGCTCTCGGAAAAATCTGGCATTTCGACGCGGACATTACGTTTACGGAAATTTGTGAGATCGTGTAGTGCGTTTAATAGAAATTCTGCTAACCTATCTATCTCGATAGATTCAAAAGAATGATATTCAATATAACCGATTCTCTTTGCGAATAGGTTTAAATCCCCACCTGGTGGACCTATATTAATAATAGGCTTTCCAGATAAAAAATAGTCAAACACTTTAGTGGTCATGGTCCCATAGACGGGTGCTTGCTTAGTTTTTGATCTGCCGAAGACTAACGAAAGTAAAAGATCAGCTTTTTTAACCGCATTAATAGCTTCCGATTTATTAACGAAACCATGGTCAATCAAGTTGTCTAACATACCCTGATTTTGGAAATCATGTTTAACGATTTTACTTGTTGAACCATAGTAATGAAGCTTTATCTGACCACGCCATTCCTTTGGCATTAATTGTATTGCTTGTACTAACACCCTGCAAGTACATTCACGGTAAACGCTACCAGCGAGTACGATATTGAGTACATTTTGATTAAATTCGGACGACACAGGGTATAATGTTGGATTGCTATAGTTCTCTTTATAAGATTTATCAGGATAATTAGGCAGTATTTCCACCCGCGCCATCGATTGAACTTCAAAGATACTCTTCGCACACCCTTCGGAAACTGTCGTAATCATAGTAGCTCGCTTGTTGACATATTTTTCAAGTGTATGCCGTACGAGGAACCTTGCAAGTCTTGGATATGGGGCGCGCGGGTTTTGGCTCCATAGGTCTCGATAGTCAATAATGCTTGGGATATTGTTTTTCCTCGCAAGCTTTGTTACAATATAAAATGGAACAAAAGGCCCGCCGGTTGTTACAACCAGCTTAACGTCCGCTTTAGCAATTATATACAACAAAGCGTCTTTTAATGAAGATATCCAATCGATACCCGAACTACACAGTGTTCTTGTTAAAAGAGCCCCGATAAACCTATGGGAAAATTTTGTTTTATTAGTAAAGCCGTATCCAGTCAGAATCGGCGACACTGTAACCATCTGAAGTCTCGGGTCATTTACGAGTTCTTTCCCGAATTCAAGATCAAGGAATTCATCTGGTAACTCATGCGTTGGAAGTGTAACAACATAGACGATATCAAACTTATGTAAAAGGGTAACAGCCATACGCATCGCTCTTTGTGAAGCGACGGAATTGAAGGGTGGAAAATATTGACTGACCAGAATTGCAGCACCTTTTTGCATCGGTCTATCGCTAGCAGACCTCATTTTCTGTTCCCGATTACAATTTTCTAATAAGCTTTGCCGGATTACCTGCTAAAATAACTCCGGCTTCAACATCTTTGACAACGACGCTACCCGCTCCGATTAATGAATTTTCTCCTATTACCAAGCCTGGCAGAATAGTTACATTTGCACCTATCTTTGCATTTTTTTTAACCAGTACACCTTTAAGTTCTTTTTTTGTGTTTGGAGAATTCGGATACTTCGCATTGGTCAATACTACATTCGGACCTATCCAACAGCCATTTTCAAGAACAGTATGTTCAGGGATAAAAGCCTGTGAATGAATGCGAACATTGTCTTCTATTGTTATGTGGTGCTCTATAACCGAGAGCGTTCCGATACTCACATTGTTTCCAATGATGTTAAATTCGCGTATGTTGGCCTTGTTTCCGGTCTGAAAATTGTTACCAATATGATTGCCCGCATAAATAACTGTGTGGGAGCGGATAATTGCATTATCTCCTATAATTGTCTCTTCGCCGGTGTAACCTTGAAAAGGTGCTCCAATAACACAGAAATCTTCAATTTCCACGTTTTCACCGAGCCTGACATTAGGATAAATCCTCACAGTTTGAGCTATTTCAGTCATTAATCCTGCCCAGTTTGCATTTTTCAGGCTTAAACCGAAGGAATACATCTTTGCCTGTTTCAATAGATTCATAGATTGCCATAATAAGCTCCAACGATTTGCGACCTTCAAGTCCATCTACCAAAGCAGGTCTTCCATTAACCAGCGCGTCAACAACATGCTCCAGATAGGCTTTGTGACCAAATCCATAAACATCGGGTGGATTTTGTCTGTATTTTTCAAGGACTATATCGTCCTCAGGTATTTTATCCGCAAAATTCCACACTTTCATTTCATTAACCGCAAAACCACCGATTTCAACAGAACCTTTTTCTCCCATTATTGAGATGGAACCTTCGAGATCTTTTGGTCTTACAGCGGTGGTTGCCTCTACAACTCCAAGAGCACCGTTTTTGAATCTAATAATTGCTATGCCGGTGTCTTCTGTTTCAATATCGACTAAAGCAGTGGTTGCCTTGGCAAACACGGATTCGGGTTCTCCCATCATCCATTCCAATAGATCTATATGATGACTCGCCTGGTTTGTAAACACTCCACCATCCATGCTCCAGGTGCCCCTCCACGCATCCTGGTTATAGTACTCCTGCGTTCGACACCACCTCACTCTTACAGTTCCTAAAACCAATTTGCCGAAACGCTTCTTTTCAATAGCTTCGCGTAGTTTCAGCACAGGTAAGTTGTAACGATTTTGTTTTACTACAAAGAGTTTTACACCGGCTTCGTCGCATTGGCGGATCATTGCATCGGCATCTTCAAGGGTCAATGCCATTGGCTTTTCCACAACAATATGTTTTCTATACTCAGCAAGCCTTATAACATTTTCTGCATGTAAACCGCTTGGCGTCAGGACAGAAACGACATTTATATCTCTCTCCTTCTGCATCATTTCATTCAGGTTTACATAAAAAGGTACATTATATTTCTCGCCAAAAGATTTGGCTCTATCCGGGACAATATCACACACGGCAGTAAGTATACCATCCTTGATCTGACCAGATCCT from Pseudomonadota bacterium includes these protein-coding regions:
- a CDS encoding DapH/DapD/GlmU-related protein, with the protein product MTEIAQTVRIYPNVRLGENVEIEDFCVIGAPFQGYTGEETIIGDNAIIRSHTVIYAGNHIGNNFQTGNKANIREFNIIGNNVSIGTLSVIEHHITIEDNVRIHSQAFIPEHTVLENGCWIGPNVVLTNAKYPNSPNTKKELKGVLVKKNAKIGANVTILPGLVIGENSLIGAGSVVVKDVEAGVILAGNPAKLIRKL
- a CDS encoding Gfo/Idh/MocA family oxidoreductase, which encodes MIKFALVGCGRIAKRHADLLGSGQIKDGILTAVCDIVPDRAKSFGEKYNVPFYVNLNEMMQKERDINVVSVLTPSGLHAENVIRLAEYRKHIVVEKPMALTLEDADAMIRQCDEAGVKLFVVKQNRYNLPVLKLREAIEKKRFGKLVLGTVRVRWCRTQEYYNQDAWRGTWSMDGGVFTNQASHHIDLLEWMMGEPESVFAKATTALVDIETEDTGIAIIRFKNGALGVVEATTAVRPKDLEGSISIMGEKGSVEIGGFAVNEMKVWNFADKIPEDDIVLEKYRQNPPDVYGFGHKAYLEHVVDALVNGRPALVDGLEGRKSLELIMAIYESIETGKDVFLRFKPEKCKLGRIND